In Deltaproteobacteria bacterium, the genomic stretch CGGGAATCCACATCACGCGGTCGGCGGTGGCGTGGGGGAGCGGCGCGCGCACCTCCGCAAATGCGTCGTACAGCTCCGCGCCGATCACGTACGCCTTGGCGTTGCACAGGCTGAAGCTGTGCGCGAGCACCTTCTTGCGCTGGTTGGTATTGATCACCGCGGCGATCGCGCCGAGCTTGACCGCGCCGGCGACGGCCAGCAGCATCTCGGGGCGGTTTTCGACGAAGATCGCGACCGCGTCCCCCTTGCCGATGCCGAGGTTCGCGAGCGCGTTCGCGTAGCGGTTGGACAACTCGTGCAGCTCGCGGTGGGTGTAGCGGCGGTCGAGGTACAGCAGCGCCGGCGCGTCCGGTCGCTCGCGGGCGTTGCGCTCGAGGTAGGTGCCGATCGACAGCACTTCGGACTTGTCGGACTTGCTGATGATTTGCAGCCCGCGGCGCAGCGTCGGCAGCTTGCGGCGCAGCAGTCGCAGCGTGTCCGCGACCCGGTCAGGATGGTGCGCGAGCAGCTCGGCGAGTTCTCTGGTGGCGGACGCCAGCGACGTGAGGCGAGCCGTGATGCCGTCGTTCGTCATCTCCATCTCCTGTGCCCGCTGCCGGGCCGTCGTTACACGATCTCGATGACGCCGTCGTCGATGCTCTGCAGCAGGGCCCAGCGCTCGTCAGCCGACAGGCGCTCGACGCGATCGAAAAACGCCTTCATCTCGCGCGTCTCCCCCTGGAACTCGACCGCGAAGCCGAGTTCGCCGCGGTTTTCGATCACGAAGCCGACCGCCTCGCAGGCGACGCCGTCGGGGCTGGTGAAGGCGAACCGCACCGTTTGGCCGACCGCCGCGCGGGCGGGGGTGGCGCAAAACAGCCCCGAGCGCGACAGGCTCGACACCACGCCGCGGACTCCGTCCGCCGGTGCTCTCTTGGCGGCGACGTGCAGCGCGACGTGAAGCAGCGTCTCGTGGCGGGGCGCGCGGCGGCGGTTGGACGTCATCTGCCTCGACGTTAGAGCGCGGCTTCGGTTCCGGTCAACGACGCGAAGTACTCGCTGAGCGCGAGCAGATCGTCGACGCCGAGTTCGTGAAACTTGACCCCGAGGCCGGGTTCCTCGGTCGTGCCGTCCGACCGCCAGCGGACCTCGGCCGCGACGACGATGGGGCGGTCCGAGGTGGGGACGTGGAGGACCAGCCGCAACTCGGTCCCCGGCGGGAACGCCCGGTCGGTCGCGATGAAGGCTCCACCGACGCCAATATTGCGCGTAAACGCGCGGATCGGTTCGGCTTCCCGGTCGGCGGCGACGAACAACTCGAGCTCGACGCGGCGGCCGGGCCGCGACCGCCCGCGAAAGTGGGTTCTACGTTCTTTTTTGGCCGACTCGCTCACGCGGCATGCCCCCAGCCCGGATGCGAGTCAGTGTACCGGCCCGGGGCGGGCTGGAGCAAACGGGTTTGACGCGGCGAGGTGTGCTCGGTAGCCTGCCCCGGCCGTGAAGTTCCATCTCATAGGAGCCGGCGGCACCGGCATGGGTGCGCTCGCGGGGCTGTTGTGTGAGGCAGGCCACGAGGTTCGCGGTTCCGACCGCGCGCCGCTGTACCCGCCGATGCGGGACCAGATCGCGGCGCTCGGCGTGCCCGTGGCGATCGGGTTTGCCCCGGAGAACCTGGACTGGGGACCGGACGTCGTGGTGGTCGGCAATACGCTGTCGCGCGACAACGTCGAGGTGGTCGAGGCACAGCGGCGAGGGCTGCCGCTCACCTCGTTTCCCGCGTGCATCGAGGACCAGTTTTTGGCCGACCGGCGCGCGCTCGTCGTCGCCGGGACGCACGGCAAGACGACGACCACGTCGTTGGTCGCGAACATCCTGATCGAGGCCGGGCGCGATCCGTCGTACTTCGTCGGCGGCGTGCCGATCGGCTACGGCCGCGGGTGGCGGCTCGGCGGCGGGCGCGATTTCGTCCTCGAAGGCGACGAGTACGACAGCGCGTTCTTCGACAAGGGGTCGAAGTTCCTCCACTACAAGCCGGCGATCGCGATCCTCACCTCGGTCGAACTCGACCACGTGGACATCTTTTCGTCGCTCGACGACGTGCGCGCCGCGTTTCGCGCGTTCGTCGGCCTGCTGCCGGCCGACGGCGTGCTGATCGTGGGCGCGTCGTCGCCCGAGGCCGTCGCGATCGCAGCGGCCGCGCCCTGCAAGGTGGACACGTATGCGTTCGAGGGGCGGGCGGCGGCGGACACGCCGGTGACCTGGCTCGGCTCCGACCTCGAAGTGCTCAAGGGCGGCCGCTGCGCATTCCAGGTCGCGCGCAACGGCGAGCCGTTCGTCCACGTCGAGACCAACCTGTTCGGGCCGCACAACTGCGAGAACATCCTCGCGGCGATCGCGATGGCCCACGCCGTCGGCGTCGACCCGGAGACGATCCGGCGAGCCGTCGCCAGCTTCGCCGGTGTCCGGCGGCGCCAGGAAGTGCGCGGCATCGCCCAGGGGACGTTCATCATCGACGACTACGCGCACCATCCGACGGCGATCGCCGAGACGTTGCGGGCGCTGCGCCAGCGGTTTCCGCGCCGCCGGCTGCTCGCCGTCTACGAGCCGCGGACGGCGACGTCGCGCCGCAAGACGTTCCAGCGCGAGTACGCGGATGCCCTGGCACTGGCCGACATGGCGGTGATCGGGCGCCTGTACGATCCGTCCAAGATCCCCGCCGACCAGCGCTTCGACCCGGAGCGCCTCGCGGCCGACCTGCACCGCAAGGGGACGACGGCGGCCTACATCGAAGACGTCGACGCCATCGTCGACTGGGTGCAGGATCAGGCGCGGCCGGGCGACGTCGTCGCCGTGCTCAGCTCCGGGTCGTTCGACGGGCTGCACGACAAGCTGCTGGCGGCGTTCGGCGATGCGGTGATGCCCGCGCAGTTCGGCGACATCGCCGCCATCCGCCGCTTGCTCGACCGCGTCGGCCTCGACTCGGCCGACTTGCGCGACGACGACTACAAGAACTTCCTCGTGCTGCGCAACGAGGCGGGGATCGTCGGCTGCATCGGGCTCGAGATCTACGGCGAGGATGCGATCCTGCGGTCGCTCGCGGTGCATCCGGGCCACCGCGGTCAGGGGTACGGCTGGATCCTGGCCGACACGGAGGTTCAGTACGCGCGCCACCGCGGCGTGCGCCGGATTTATCTCGTGTCGCCCGAGACGGCGAGCGACTTCTTCGCGGAGAAGCTCGGCTTCCGCATCGTCGACGTCGCGACCGTGTCGCCGGCCGTCGCCGAGTCGTCGACTTTCCGCAATTTCCGCGGAAAGAGCCCGCGGACGATGCGGCTGGACCTGTGACCGAGGCGGCTGACGCGCTGGACATCGCGCGCGAGGTGGCGCGTGCGGCCGCGGACCTCCTGCGGGGCGTCGACGACGTCGGCAAGGTGCGCACGAAGTCGTCGTTCAAGGACCTCGTCACCGAGTGGGACACGCGCGCGGAAGAGGCGATCGTGCGGCGCCTCGAGACGCTGGCGCCGGACGTGCCACGCCTGGCGGAGGAGAGCGGCGCGGCGGGCGACGTCGACGCGGGCCGTCGCTGGGTGATCGATCCGATCGACGGCACCGTGAACTTTGCTCACGGCATCCCGTTTTGGGCCGTGGCGATCTCGTTTGAGGTCGACGGCGATCCGGTGTGCGGCGTCGTCCACGCGCCCGCGCTCGGATGGGAGTTTTTCGCGAGCGCCGGCGGCGGCGCGTACCGCAACGGCGAGCGCGTTCGGGTGTCCGCGGTGGACGACCTGCGCCAAGCGGTCCTCGCGACCGGCTTCCCGTACGACCGCGGCACCGCCCGGTGGGCCAACTTTCGCGAGTGGGAGCACATGCAGCGGACGGCGGGCGCGTGCCGCCGCATGGGCTGTGCGTCGCTCGACCTCGCGATGGTGGCGTGTGGCATGGTCGATGGGTTCTGGGAGGCGCGACTGCGCGCGTGGGATCTGTCCGCCGGCGCTGTGCTCGTCCGCGAGGCGGGCGGCGTCGTGACCTCGCTCACGGGCGGCCGGTTCGCGTCGGCTTCCGGGGAGGCGGTGGCGTCCAACGGTGCTATTCATCAACAGATCGTGGAGGAACTCGGCACCGTGTTCGCCCGCTACGGAGGCCCGCATGACGACACGTAGTTGCATCGTCTCCTTTTTGACGGCGGCGGCCGCGGCCGCGCTCGCGATGGCGCCGGCCGCGGCTGCACCAGCCCAACCGGGGGCGACTCGCCCGCGTATCGACCTCGATGCGGTTCAGGGGTTGTTGGCCGTGCAACGTCTGGATGGTTGGCTGCTCTACGACTTCCGCGGCCAGAACCCGATCGCGCAAGAACTCGTCAGCCCGGAGGGGCACCAGACCCGACGCTGGTTCTATTTCATTCCGGCCGAAGGCCAGCCGGTCGCGCTGGTCCACAAGATCGAGGCGGCCAACTTTGCGCGCGTGCCCGGCCGCAAGATCGAGTACGCCGGTTGGCGCGAACTC encodes the following:
- a CDS encoding GNAT family N-acetyltransferase gives rise to the protein MGALAGLLCEAGHEVRGSDRAPLYPPMRDQIAALGVPVAIGFAPENLDWGPDVVVVGNTLSRDNVEVVEAQRRGLPLTSFPACIEDQFLADRRALVVAGTHGKTTTTSLVANILIEAGRDPSYFVGGVPIGYGRGWRLGGGRDFVLEGDEYDSAFFDKGSKFLHYKPAIAILTSVELDHVDIFSSLDDVRAAFRAFVGLLPADGVLIVGASSPEAVAIAAAAPCKVDTYAFEGRAAADTPVTWLGSDLEVLKGGRCAFQVARNGEPFVHVETNLFGPHNCENILAAIAMAHAVGVDPETIRRAVASFAGVRRRQEVRGIAQGTFIIDDYAHHPTAIAETLRALRQRFPRRRLLAVYEPRTATSRRKTFQREYADALALADMAVIGRLYDPSKIPADQRFDPERLAADLHRKGTTAAYIEDVDAIVDWVQDQARPGDVVAVLSSGSFDGLHDKLLAAFGDAVMPAQFGDIAAIRRLLDRVGLDSADLRDDDYKNFLVLRNEAGIVGCIGLEIYGEDAILRSLAVHPGHRGQGYGWILADTEVQYARHRGVRRIYLVSPETASDFFAEKLGFRIVDVATVSPAVAESSTFRNFRGKSPRTMRLDL
- a CDS encoding inositol monophosphatase, producing MTEAADALDIAREVARAAADLLRGVDDVGKVRTKSSFKDLVTEWDTRAEEAIVRRLETLAPDVPRLAEESGAAGDVDAGRRWVIDPIDGTVNFAHGIPFWAVAISFEVDGDPVCGVVHAPALGWEFFASAGGGAYRNGERVRVSAVDDLRQAVLATGFPYDRGTARWANFREWEHMQRTAGACRRMGCASLDLAMVACGMVDGFWEARLRAWDLSAGAVLVREAGGVVTSLTGGRFASASGEAVASNGAIHQQIVEELGTVFARYGGPHDDT